In Parabacteroides sp. FAFU027, the following are encoded in one genomic region:
- a CDS encoding methylglyoxal synthase, which yields MKLAVIAHDGKKAEMVGFLNKHIDLLNQKNIQIIATGTTGKHAEAAGLKVERLLSGPLGGDAQIAAQVAEKQVDLVIFFRDPLDKHPHEPDVQMLMRVCDVHNVPLATNPATATLMVKGMMSDEE from the coding sequence ATGAAATTAGCAGTTATTGCTCACGATGGAAAGAAGGCCGAAATGGTTGGTTTTTTGAATAAGCACATCGACTTGTTGAATCAGAAAAATATTCAGATCATTGCAACCGGCACGACTGGAAAACATGCTGAAGCAGCAGGCTTGAAAGTGGAACGCCTCCTTTCGGGACCTCTGGGCGGTGATGCTCAGATTGCAGCGCAGGTAGCCGAAAAACAGGTTGACCTGGTGATCTTCTTCCGCGATCCACTGGATAAACACCCGCATGAACCGGATGTGCAGATGTTGATGCGCGTATGTGACGTGCACAATGTGCCTTTGGCTACCAACCCCGCTACTGCAACCCTGATGGTGAAGGGGATGATGAGCGACGAAGAGTAA
- a CDS encoding DUF5686 family protein: MFSVLPAFAGMNEQSQGGQFNNPQWANDIVKKTIQHKEGNRLTSRDYYKCERYEKLNMGWINLTKEEKQSLILRYFKFLFENTDSTDVSGKPVDFILSKETLEDDYYRKSTNTKRSVVKGVNREWVYSLLHEQGLRTVITEFFNDYCIYDNEMTFLTQHFVSPLSSTLSQVMYNYNCSDTLRIDGVLCYKIDFIPKNDRFLAFRGSMYIAGDSTYAVARSRYFISNNTNINYIDTVGFKEDFHRLEDGLWVPVRSDVSLEMSLFKIFTRRINSYRYYQFKPVAPAIFDNTDPVTYKQDAWNKPEDYWTAHRHFPVTNKEEKARAVLTSYVGGNGSGSLTGFLLSGLFKNYFPFEKFALGPVFSFVSSNDIEGLRLRFGGTTTAKFNPHLFFEGYGAYGKKDERWKYSIKAIYSFPKRADHPYEYPVNSISLSRREDLRFPGQELVNIDKDNVFLSWRRSPLERMIFEKKTELQYKREYLNGISYNIWVNNRSWQPVGDIDFVRRNSDKSTTPVSSLNTAELGGRFRLAVGERFYQNRGSRIPLSRYFSVFTFSHSFGIKGFLGGQYVSNLTEMSMQHAQSFAAFGYVDMMFKAGKQWAQVPYPLLIIPQANQSYLDVPETYNLMNEFEFVCDKYASLSLDYHMNGLLFNWMPVNRVLKLREVFSFKSLLGSLSSFNNPAESSTVPWLFPTKTTTYALSESPYTEGGVGIENIFSLLRIDYVWRLSHRDHLNIDRSGIRVGLKVQF, encoded by the coding sequence ATGTTTTCTGTGTTGCCGGCATTTGCCGGAATGAACGAACAATCACAGGGGGGGCAGTTTAATAATCCGCAATGGGCAAACGATATTGTCAAAAAAACGATTCAGCATAAGGAAGGTAACCGGTTGACCAGCCGTGATTATTACAAATGTGAGCGATACGAAAAGCTCAATATGGGCTGGATTAATCTTACTAAAGAAGAAAAACAGTCATTGATTCTTCGCTATTTTAAGTTCTTGTTTGAGAATACCGATTCGACGGATGTGAGCGGGAAACCGGTCGATTTTATCCTTTCGAAAGAGACCCTCGAAGATGATTATTACAGGAAAAGCACCAACACGAAACGGAGCGTTGTAAAGGGGGTGAACCGGGAGTGGGTTTACTCTTTGCTGCATGAGCAGGGGTTGCGGACGGTGATTACGGAATTCTTTAATGATTACTGTATTTACGATAATGAAATGACATTTCTGACCCAACATTTCGTGAGTCCTTTGTCATCGACGCTTTCGCAGGTTATGTACAATTATAATTGCTCGGATACCCTTCGCATTGACGGCGTATTGTGTTATAAGATTGATTTTATTCCGAAAAATGACCGGTTTCTGGCCTTCCGGGGGAGTATGTATATTGCCGGTGATTCGACTTATGCCGTAGCCCGGTCCCGTTATTTTATTTCCAATAACACCAATATCAATTACATCGATACAGTCGGTTTCAAGGAGGATTTTCATCGTCTGGAAGACGGGCTTTGGGTGCCGGTGCGCAGTGATGTCAGCCTTGAGATGAGCCTGTTCAAAATATTTACCCGAAGGATCAACTCTTACCGGTACTATCAGTTTAAGCCGGTTGCTCCTGCCATATTTGACAATACAGATCCGGTGACTTACAAGCAGGATGCCTGGAATAAGCCGGAAGATTACTGGACGGCTCACCGCCATTTTCCTGTAACGAATAAGGAGGAAAAGGCGAGAGCGGTGTTAACTTCTTATGTCGGAGGGAATGGCTCTGGCAGTTTGACCGGCTTTTTGCTGAGCGGGTTGTTTAAGAATTATTTTCCGTTTGAGAAGTTTGCCCTGGGTCCTGTTTTTTCATTTGTCAGTTCAAATGATATTGAAGGATTGCGCCTTCGTTTTGGAGGAACGACCACGGCTAAGTTTAATCCGCACCTGTTCTTTGAAGGATATGGCGCTTACGGGAAGAAAGACGAACGTTGGAAATATTCCATCAAGGCCATCTATTCTTTTCCCAAAAGAGCAGACCATCCCTACGAATATCCTGTAAATTCAATCAGCCTGTCCCGGCGGGAGGATTTGCGCTTTCCGGGGCAGGAATTGGTAAATATTGACAAGGATAACGTTTTCCTTTCGTGGCGGCGTTCTCCGCTGGAGCGGATGATTTTCGAGAAAAAGACCGAGTTACAGTACAAACGGGAGTATCTGAATGGAATTTCCTACAATATCTGGGTAAATAACCGAAGCTGGCAACCGGTGGGTGATATTGATTTCGTCCGTAGAAACAGTGATAAAAGCACTACTCCGGTTTCCTCTCTGAATACCGCAGAATTGGGCGGACGTTTTCGCTTGGCGGTAGGGGAGCGCTTTTATCAAAACCGCGGTTCGCGCATTCCGCTTTCCCGTTATTTCAGTGTATTTACCTTTTCCCATTCTTTCGGCATCAAAGGTTTTCTGGGAGGTCAGTATGTCTCTAACCTCACCGAGATGTCCATGCAACATGCGCAGAGCTTTGCCGCTTTCGGTTATGTGGATATGATGTTTAAGGCCGGCAAGCAATGGGCGCAGGTGCCTTACCCGCTGCTGATTATTCCGCAGGCAAACCAATCCTACCTTGATGTGCCGGAGACTTACAACCTGATGAATGAGTTTGAGTTTGTTTGTGATAAATACGCTTCTTTGTCCCTGGATTATCACATGAATGGGTTGTTGTTTAACTGGATGCCGGTCAATCGGGTGCTTAAGCTGAGAGAGGTGTTTTCCTTTAAATCATTGCTGGGGTCGTTGAGTAGTTTTAATAATCCGGCGGAAAGTTCAACGGTGCCTTGGCTTTTCCCGACGAAAACCACGACTTATGCTCTTAGCGAGAGTCCATATACGGAAGGCGGAGTAGGGATTGAAAATATCTTCAGCCTGTTGCGGATTGATTACGTGTGGCGATTGTCTCACCGGGATCATCTTAATATTGATAGATCGGGAATTCGCGTGGGATTGAAGGTGCAATTCTGA
- a CDS encoding right-handed parallel beta-helix repeat-containing protein, producing MNLSKIRAISTFVIACFSGIVSATTYYAAPTGTTTASGTITDPLAFTTAISKLNAGDILYVRGGTYSSGSRITISRSGASGNLIKILAYNGEQPVFDFSAEAYSSSNQGILLSGNYVQVKGFVVQGAGDNGMQVTGSNDVIEFCTFRWNCDSGLQMKTGSNNYILNCDSYENFDYKSTNSDGTPNYGGNADGFADKQYTNTGTNTYEGCRSWSNGDDGWDHYELISNTIYKNCWCYAMAPAQFDMTNHIRYNTDKTYIDGFTNHIITNYGNGNGFKLGGNYTAHNATLTNCISVGNPVKGFDQNNNNGTMTLYNCTSYKNKYNYGFSNSSYGTLVIRNCASLSSTSSNSLNCKTVTQDHNSWNTGFSCSTTDFQSLEVTQMLLPRKSDGSLPDITLLHQVATSGMIDKGTTTGLPSYVTYSGNAPDLGAYEYSVSTGIAGISYDSGIIAYYSQESRNIVIKGAVSSIEVYSISGQKVYSKPASSEYFSLDANGWNNGLYLLKIASQNGTVTVRKILIG from the coding sequence ATGAATTTATCCAAAATTAGAGCTATATCGACTTTTGTCATTGCTTGTTTTAGCGGAATTGTATCCGCTACCACATACTATGCAGCACCCACAGGGACAACTACAGCCAGCGGTACAATAACCGATCCTTTGGCCTTCACAACAGCTATCAGTAAACTGAACGCTGGTGATATTTTGTATGTCAGGGGTGGTACCTATAGCTCGGGATCGCGGATTACGATTTCGAGGTCAGGGGCTTCAGGGAACCTGATTAAAATATTGGCTTATAACGGGGAGCAACCTGTCTTTGACTTCAGCGCTGAAGCTTATAGCAGTAGCAATCAGGGTATATTGCTGTCGGGCAATTATGTACAGGTAAAGGGATTTGTCGTACAGGGTGCCGGTGATAACGGGATGCAGGTGACAGGTAGTAATGATGTTATCGAATTTTGTACTTTCCGCTGGAACTGTGACTCCGGCCTGCAAATGAAAACAGGAAGCAATAACTATATCCTGAATTGTGACTCTTACGAGAATTTTGACTATAAATCAACGAATAGCGACGGAACTCCGAATTATGGGGGTAACGCAGATGGCTTTGCCGATAAACAATACACAAATACCGGAACCAACACCTACGAGGGATGCCGTTCATGGTCTAACGGTGATGATGGCTGGGATCATTACGAGCTGATCAGTAATACGATCTATAAAAATTGCTGGTGTTATGCGATGGCTCCTGCTCAGTTTGATATGACCAATCACATTCGTTACAATACGGATAAAACTTATATTGATGGGTTTACCAATCATATAATAACCAATTATGGAAATGGTAACGGGTTTAAACTGGGAGGGAATTATACTGCTCACAATGCAACTCTGACCAATTGTATTTCTGTTGGAAATCCGGTGAAAGGATTTGACCAAAATAACAATAACGGGACAATGACCCTATACAATTGTACCTCTTACAAAAACAAGTACAACTACGGGTTTTCGAATAGCAGTTACGGAACTTTGGTAATCAGGAATTGCGCTTCATTATCAAGTACCAGCTCCAACTCATTAAATTGTAAAACGGTAACGCAGGACCATAATAGCTGGAATACCGGTTTTTCGTGTTCTACTACCGACTTTCAAAGCCTGGAAGTGACTCAAATGTTATTACCCCGGAAAAGTGACGGTTCGTTGCCGGATATTACCTTGCTTCATCAGGTCGCGACCAGTGGTATGATTGATAAAGGTACGACTACCGGACTACCTTCTTATGTCACTTATTCAGGAAATGCGCCGGACCTTGGAGCTTATGAATATTCTGTTTCAACAGGTATTGCCGGGATTTCTTATGACTCAGGTATTATTGCATATTATTCACAGGAGAGTCGGAATATTGTAATCAAAGGGGCTGTTTCATCTATTGAGGTGTATAGCATTTCCGGTCAAAAGGTTTATTCAAAACCGGCATCTTCTGAGTATTTTTCATTGGATGCAAATGGATGGAACAATGGCCTCTATTTGCTAAAAATAGCATCGCAAAATGGCACTGTTACGGTGCGGAAGATATTGATAGGCTAA
- a CDS encoding DUF3857 domain-containing protein: MLKKIIFSAFALGAILPVSGKELKYPVSAIPPALKENAHTVMRLQQLELEIKSEKSAVLTVTEVRTILNKNGEDNGRFEETYDPLHKITYVKGRVFDEQGALIKKFGYDDIVDRSYISGYSMYESSRIKLIDPKVQTYPYTVEYSYEIEYDHTLFLPEWSHYMEKTSYENSFFVVKAPSGFSFRYKEYNLPKGVEKTTQDGKDLYKWSLMNQKARIYEPMASLKTPSYPKVSLAPNNFQVEGTIGMATTWKDLGRWSSGLIEKRDVLPEATIAKMKEITSSCHSDFEKVKKVYEYMQSKTRYVSIQDGIGGWQPFDATTVDRLSYGDCKALSNYTKALLSAVGVKACYTRVFAGSENASIDASFPSNQFNHVMLCVPLTKDTLWLECTSQRKPCGFNGDFTDDRDVLLVDGENSRLVHTRVYSAKENCVSRTSNVVLTDEESGEATVKANYRGLASEEIDPIYYADAVDKTKKVTNRIELPSFSLQSFDYKENRGLTPSYDESLKLTFSNYVRKMGDNLLLPVNFINKLSSLPEKVRNRQTEMCISHSYVESDTVIYQLPKAMQVTGLPDKSEIKSQFGKYSAYTVQKGNTITYFRQFELYKGIFPPEAYADFRDFLEQIASNDGAVVSLKKQSSVTAAQ, encoded by the coding sequence ATGTTGAAGAAAATTATTTTTTCGGCGTTTGCATTAGGTGCAATTTTACCTGTGTCAGGAAAGGAATTGAAATATCCGGTAAGTGCGATTCCTCCGGCTTTGAAGGAAAATGCCCATACGGTCATGCGGCTTCAACAGCTGGAGCTGGAGATTAAATCGGAGAAGTCGGCGGTGTTGACGGTAACCGAAGTGAGAACAATCCTGAATAAAAACGGAGAGGATAACGGTCGTTTCGAGGAGACTTATGATCCGCTTCATAAGATAACTTATGTCAAAGGTCGGGTGTTTGACGAACAGGGTGCTCTGATTAAGAAGTTTGGCTATGATGATATTGTGGATCGAAGTTATATCAGCGGTTATTCGATGTATGAATCAAGCCGTATAAAATTAATTGACCCCAAGGTACAGACTTATCCTTACACGGTCGAATACTCTTATGAAATAGAGTATGATCATACTCTATTTCTTCCTGAATGGTCACATTATATGGAGAAAACATCATATGAGAATTCGTTTTTTGTTGTAAAGGCTCCTTCTGGGTTCTCGTTTAGGTATAAAGAGTATAATTTGCCCAAAGGGGTTGAAAAAACAACTCAAGATGGCAAAGATCTTTATAAATGGAGCTTAATGAATCAGAAAGCAAGAATTTATGAGCCAATGGCTTCATTAAAAACACCCTCATATCCTAAGGTTAGTTTAGCGCCTAATAATTTTCAAGTTGAAGGTACAATTGGAATGGCAACAACATGGAAAGATCTTGGAAGATGGTCTTCTGGCTTAATTGAAAAACGAGATGTTTTGCCTGAAGCAACAATTGCTAAAATGAAGGAGATAACATCGTCTTGTCATTCAGATTTTGAAAAAGTGAAGAAAGTCTATGAGTATATGCAGAGTAAAACGCGTTATGTAAGTATTCAAGATGGAATTGGCGGTTGGCAACCTTTTGATGCAACTACAGTGGACAGACTTTCGTATGGAGATTGTAAAGCATTATCTAATTATACAAAGGCGTTGCTGTCGGCAGTTGGTGTCAAAGCCTGTTATACTCGTGTGTTTGCAGGTTCGGAAAATGCATCTATAGATGCATCATTTCCCTCCAATCAATTTAACCATGTTATGCTTTGTGTGCCATTGACGAAAGATACCCTTTGGTTAGAATGTACCAGTCAGCGAAAACCCTGCGGATTCAATGGCGATTTTACGGATGACCGCGACGTGTTATTGGTCGATGGCGAGAATAGCCGGTTGGTTCATACGCGCGTTTATTCGGCTAAAGAGAATTGTGTGAGCCGCACTTCAAATGTAGTCCTGACCGATGAGGAATCAGGTGAGGCTACCGTGAAGGCAAATTACAGAGGGTTGGCAAGTGAGGAGATTGATCCGATCTATTATGCCGATGCCGTTGATAAAACGAAAAAGGTAACCAATCGCATTGAACTGCCTTCTTTCTCATTGCAAAGTTTCGATTATAAGGAGAATCGTGGACTTACCCCTTCTTATGACGAATCCCTGAAGCTTACCTTTTCTAATTACGTGAGGAAAATGGGAGATAACCTTTTGCTTCCAGTCAATTTCATCAATAAACTGAGCTCATTGCCGGAGAAAGTGCGGAATCGACAGACAGAAATGTGCATATCGCACTCTTATGTGGAAAGCGATACGGTGATTTATCAACTTCCGAAAGCTATGCAGGTAACCGGATTGCCCGATAAATCGGAGATTAAAAGCCAGTTTGGGAAATATTCAGCTTATACCGTTCAGAAAGGAAATACAATAACCTATTTCCGCCAATTCGAATTATATAAGGGGATTTTCCCGCCCGAAGCTTATGCTGATTTCCGGGATTTCCTGGAGCAGATTGCATCAAACGACGGAGCCGTTGTAAGCCTGAAAAAACAATCTTCAGTAACAGCCGCTCAGTAA
- a CDS encoding DUF3857 domain-containing protein, with amino-acid sequence MKVIGFSKTHLILSFLMVVFSLKAEKAPMKFGKVDQADLQMKSYPADTSAAAVVLCNYGYFDSNNLQFVHQVRIKILKEEGKSWGDYIAPAAENAMVKGQTINLENGAPVVTKLKKESIFIEKITKGRYRARVAMPNVKVGSVIDLEICYVGLPSYWHFQESIPVRWSELVLEPNTYLTFRKNYFGYIPLSISTDYRWATHDVPAFKSEPYVDNADNYLARFDIELSAINIPGVYYKEYATSWNAVADALRKDEDFGQRLSGFSIFLNSLEKQIKTAASTPEGRLAMAFNEVKKVKWDKKESIWPSYSSLSSALNKKVGNNADINLILVLLLRKLDVDADPLVLSTRGNGVLPPYSVSFDKLNYVIAHARIGEQTYLLDATEENLPMGMLPERDINGRGLLISKNAIEWIDLSTTKKDKSIAMLNLKLTPEGVMKGEWTRSSFDYAALEHRNKYKTFVSQDEYLKSLESKYIGLSIDKYELSDMDSLSRPMSEKFSVVLKNRVTKTNNQIYINPIQFEKWTENPFKLEERQYPVDFVTPIERTQVFTLELPDGYQVEQLPQNIRAALPGNVATLQMQSLVNEKTVQVLFKMNINKPVFLQTEYLDLKAFFDQVVKKQSEMLILKKG; translated from the coding sequence ATGAAAGTGATTGGTTTCAGTAAAACTCATTTAATCCTGAGTTTTTTGATGGTGGTGTTTTCCTTGAAAGCCGAAAAAGCACCTATGAAATTCGGGAAAGTAGATCAGGCTGATCTTCAAATGAAATCTTACCCGGCAGATACCAGTGCGGCCGCTGTGGTATTGTGCAATTATGGGTATTTTGATTCGAATAATCTTCAGTTCGTCCATCAGGTGAGAATTAAAATTCTGAAGGAGGAAGGTAAATCCTGGGGAGATTATATTGCGCCGGCTGCTGAAAATGCTATGGTTAAAGGGCAAACAATTAATCTGGAGAACGGAGCGCCGGTAGTGACAAAACTGAAGAAGGAGTCGATTTTTATTGAAAAAATAACCAAAGGAAGATATCGCGCCCGGGTGGCCATGCCCAATGTTAAAGTCGGCTCTGTTATTGACCTGGAGATTTGCTATGTGGGTTTGCCATCCTACTGGCATTTTCAGGAATCCATTCCGGTACGGTGGAGTGAACTAGTGCTGGAACCCAATACTTATCTGACATTCCGGAAGAATTACTTCGGTTATATTCCATTGTCTATTTCGACGGATTATCGTTGGGCAACGCATGATGTTCCGGCTTTTAAATCAGAACCGTATGTGGATAATGCTGATAATTATTTAGCTCGTTTTGATATAGAGCTTTCAGCGATCAATATTCCCGGAGTTTATTATAAAGAATATGCTACTTCCTGGAATGCCGTGGCTGATGCCCTTCGCAAAGATGAGGATTTTGGTCAACGGTTGAGCGGTTTTTCAATTTTCCTAAATAGCCTGGAAAAACAGATAAAAACAGCAGCGTCTACTCCGGAAGGACGATTGGCAATGGCATTTAATGAAGTCAAGAAAGTAAAGTGGGATAAAAAGGAGTCAATTTGGCCTTCTTATTCGAGCCTGAGTTCTGCATTGAATAAAAAGGTGGGTAATAATGCGGATATTAACCTGATATTGGTGTTGTTGTTGCGTAAGTTGGATGTCGATGCGGACCCATTGGTGCTGAGTACTCGTGGAAATGGAGTGTTGCCTCCTTATTCCGTAAGTTTTGATAAGCTGAATTATGTGATTGCCCATGCCCGAATTGGAGAGCAGACCTATTTGCTTGATGCGACTGAAGAGAATCTACCGATGGGAATGTTGCCTGAACGGGATATTAACGGACGTGGGCTATTAATCAGCAAGAATGCTATCGAATGGATTGACCTTTCGACTACAAAAAAAGACAAATCGATTGCCATGCTTAACCTGAAATTAACTCCTGAGGGTGTGATGAAGGGAGAGTGGACTCGCTCAAGCTTTGATTATGCAGCACTTGAACATCGTAATAAATACAAAACGTTTGTTAGTCAGGATGAATATCTCAAATCTTTGGAAAGTAAATATATTGGGCTTTCTATTGATAAATATGAGCTTAGCGATATGGATAGTCTTTCCCGTCCAATGAGTGAGAAATTCTCTGTTGTTCTTAAAAACAGGGTTACTAAAACCAATAATCAAATCTATATCAATCCGATTCAATTTGAGAAATGGACTGAAAACCCATTTAAACTGGAAGAAAGACAATATCCGGTAGATTTTGTTACTCCGATTGAACGTACACAGGTATTTACTCTGGAATTGCCGGATGGATATCAGGTAGAGCAATTACCGCAAAATATCAGAGCCGCTTTGCCCGGTAATGTCGCCACACTGCAAATGCAATCATTGGTTAACGAAAAAACGGTGCAGGTTTTATTTAAGATGAACATCAATAAGCCTGTCTTTTTGCAGACAGAATACCTTGATCTTAAGGCATTCTTCGATCAGGTGGTGAAAAAACAATCAGAAATGTTGATCCTAAAGAAAGGGTGA
- the thrA gene encoding bifunctional aspartate kinase/homoserine dehydrogenase I, translating to MKVLKFGGTSVGSIESIQNVKKIAEARKEPIIIVVSALGGITDQLLKTARMAVAGDSAYLQEIETIVNRHYNVIEGVVLTDKKVETRKKVNELLDELTNIYKGVYLIRDLSAKTNDMIVSYGERMSSVIVSNAIAGAKLYDSREFIKTDTQFGKHNCNFGLTNKLVKETFTELPQITLIPGFIATDSVTGEITNLGRGGSDYTAAIVAAALQAEMLEIWTDVDGFLTADPRIISNAYVIDKLSFVEAMELCNFGAKVIFPPTIYPVYHKNIPIIIKNTFNPDAPGTFISRNMVGDKKKAIKGISSINDACLITVQGLGMVGVIGVNFRIFRALAKSGISVFLVSQAASENNTSFGVRNADADLAVKVLKEEFEHEISIGEINDIKAEKDLACVAIVGENMKHTPGIAGKLFGTLGRNGINVIACAQGASETNISFVIRLDSLRKALNVIHESFFLSDYQELNLFVAGVGLVGGNLLQQIQKQQEKLLKEKSLKINVVGLINSKHCLFKREGINLENYKEELATATAPATPESIISGILEMNIFNSVFVDCTASETIASVYNDLLKHNVSVVCANKVAASSSYENYTELKQTANLRGVKFLFETNVGAGLPIINTMNALTNSGDRILKLEAVLSGTLNFIFNTLSEEIPLSKTIVMAKEAGFAEPDPRIDLSGKDVIRKLVILSREAGYPIEQEDVKKNLFIPQKYFDGSLEDFWNNVSELDGEFEERRKALVADNKRYRFVAKLEKGEASVGLQEVDDSHPFFHLEGSNNIIMITTERYNEYPMIIKGYGAGASVTAAGVFADIISIANIR from the coding sequence ATGAAAGTTTTAAAGTTTGGGGGTACTTCGGTTGGCTCCATTGAAAGCATTCAGAACGTAAAAAAAATTGCGGAAGCTCGTAAAGAGCCAATTATAATAGTTGTATCTGCATTAGGCGGTATTACAGACCAGTTACTGAAAACCGCACGTATGGCTGTTGCTGGAGATTCAGCATATCTTCAGGAAATCGAAACCATCGTAAATCGTCACTACAATGTGATCGAAGGCGTTGTCCTGACAGATAAGAAAGTGGAAACCCGTAAGAAGGTCAATGAGCTTCTTGATGAACTGACCAACATATACAAAGGTGTTTATCTGATCCGTGATCTTTCGGCGAAAACCAACGATATGATCGTTAGCTACGGTGAACGGATGTCATCGGTTATCGTAAGCAATGCAATTGCAGGTGCTAAACTGTACGATTCGCGGGAATTTATCAAAACCGACACTCAGTTTGGCAAACACAACTGCAACTTTGGCCTTACCAACAAACTGGTAAAAGAAACTTTTACAGAATTACCACAAATCACTTTGATCCCCGGATTTATCGCCACCGACAGCGTTACCGGCGAAATAACCAACCTGGGCCGCGGAGGTTCTGACTATACTGCCGCTATCGTTGCTGCAGCGCTTCAGGCAGAGATGCTGGAAATCTGGACGGATGTGGACGGCTTCCTGACTGCCGATCCCCGCATCATCAGTAATGCTTACGTGATTGACAAGCTGAGCTTTGTTGAAGCCATGGAGCTTTGTAATTTCGGAGCGAAAGTAATTTTCCCTCCAACCATTTACCCGGTTTATCACAAGAATATTCCGATTATTATCAAAAACACCTTTAATCCGGATGCGCCGGGTACATTTATTTCCCGCAACATGGTGGGAGATAAAAAGAAAGCTATCAAAGGTATCTCCTCGATCAACGATGCTTGTCTGATTACCGTGCAGGGATTAGGTATGGTAGGCGTTATTGGGGTGAACTTCCGCATTTTCCGTGCTTTGGCAAAATCGGGAATCAGTGTATTCCTGGTATCTCAGGCTGCATCAGAAAACAACACTTCATTCGGGGTTCGCAATGCCGATGCCGATTTGGCCGTAAAAGTGCTGAAAGAAGAATTTGAGCATGAAATATCTATCGGTGAAATCAACGATATCAAAGCTGAGAAAGATTTAGCTTGTGTAGCAATCGTTGGTGAAAACATGAAACACACTCCGGGTATTGCCGGAAAACTGTTCGGCACTCTGGGACGCAACGGTATCAATGTGATTGCCTGCGCACAAGGTGCTTCCGAAACCAACATTTCCTTCGTCATCCGCCTGGATAGCCTGCGAAAAGCGTTGAATGTCATTCACGAAAGCTTCTTCCTGTCAGATTACCAGGAACTCAACCTCTTCGTGGCCGGTGTCGGACTGGTAGGTGGTAATTTACTGCAACAAATCCAGAAACAGCAAGAGAAACTTTTGAAAGAAAAGTCACTCAAAATCAACGTTGTCGGACTGATTAATTCGAAACATTGCCTGTTCAAACGTGAAGGTATTAATCTGGAAAATTACAAAGAGGAACTTGCAACCGCTACGGCACCCGCAACTCCCGAATCTATCATAAGCGGAATTCTGGAGATGAACATCTTCAATTCTGTCTTTGTTGACTGTACGGCAAGCGAAACCATCGCATCGGTTTATAACGATTTGCTGAAGCACAACGTATCGGTGGTTTGTGCCAATAAAGTAGCTGCTTCATCATCATACGAAAACTATACCGAGCTGAAACAAACAGCAAACCTACGTGGCGTCAAATTCTTATTCGAAACCAACGTGGGTGCCGGGCTGCCGATCATCAACACGATGAATGCCCTGACTAACAGCGGTGACCGTATCCTCAAACTGGAAGCTGTACTTTCAGGAACATTGAACTTCATTTTCAATACCCTGAGCGAAGAAATTCCTTTGAGCAAAACTATTGTTATGGCTAAAGAGGCCGGATTTGCCGAACCGGATCCGCGCATCGACCTGAGCGGTAAAGATGTGATTCGTAAACTGGTAATCCTTTCCCGCGAAGCAGGTTACCCGATTGAGCAGGAAGATGTAAAGAAAAACCTCTTTATTCCACAGAAATATTTCGATGGTAGCCTGGAGGATTTCTGGAACAATGTTTCTGAGCTTGACGGTGAATTTGAAGAACGTCGCAAAGCTTTAGTAGCAGATAACAAACGTTACCGCTTCGTGGCAAAACTCGAAAAAGGTGAAGCGTCTGTTGGATTACAGGAAGTGGATGACAGTCACCCATTCTTCCACCTTGAGGGCAGCAACAACATCATCATGATCACCACTGAGCGCTACAACGAATATCCGATGATCATCAAAGGATACGGTGCCGGCGCCAGCGTTACTGCTGCAGGGGTATTTGCTGATATTATCAGTATTGCGAATATTCGATAA